A segment of the Bactrocera neohumeralis isolate Rockhampton chromosome 3, APGP_CSIRO_Bneo_wtdbg2-racon-allhic-juicebox.fasta_v2, whole genome shotgun sequence genome:
TTCTATAGCTGTTTTTAAAACTAGCTTTACGTGTTATAAAAGTGAcggtgcaaatatttttcagttgttgctattgtatAATGATTTGATGAGAGTCTTAATTATAACTGTATAATGATAATTACACAGaggcaaattttgaaacaatattATGAGCATAAAATGGGATGATGGTAACAATTAAGTTCATTGGCGTGTCTCTAAAAGACTTGTTGTTTATTTAAGTATTATGGAAGttgataaaaaaatggatacgaAAATGTGTTGtgataaatgtatattttaagtaCACTATAAATTGTCGACGTTGCATAAttgacaaaataatattttctatttacaaACAAAGTAACAGTACGCAAAACTCtggattttgttgttttgcttcgCTTATTTTTGTGTGGCGATCGTTTATCTTATCAATGTTCCAGTGAGCTTTCAGTATGTGTACTCAACTATTGCCTACCTAAGTACATTTCTgtttatgcatacatacgtatgtatgcatatattgaCTTGTGTATATAAACCTACATTAGTCGAGGCAACGCTTTGCAAACATCTCGATCGGTCGCAGACCGAAGGTTTTAGGTTTCAGTTCGTATTTCGTTGATTATACGGtatttttactgtatttatattttggtgTGTTATTTTATAGCAGTTGATTAGAACCTTCAAATGAATAGCACTCCTAGAATATTCTTGATTGCTTGTAAAtcttattgtatttattttagtgtGTGTCTTTGAAGCGGTTGCTCGCAATATCGCCCGCAGACAAAGTTAGGCCGTATTATATATAACAGCTGTCTTATcagaaacaataatatttaaaacatcgACGTATTGAGGtgaaattaattattcataTTAAATAGTGCCAcgtgtacatacaaaaatttcgtCCTATAAACGTTGTTAAGTACTTACATCTAAAATTTCCGTTACAATTACGCTCTTGCTGAAAATATCcttcaatattttattggaatttaaagttttagtgagtgtaaatttgtaaaactactatttgttttttgtttttgcattgtgtttacatatatttgtattaaataaaGCTTAGTTATGTGAAAAGTTACAAGGTTCAAGTCTTAAAATGCCAATGTCCATGTTTCTATATTACACGCTCTCGTTAATTGCACCAGATGCAATCTACCATGCATACATTTCGCTCCAACAAAACAAATAACGTTTTACACGCTTTTccgaaagcaataaaattaattccaatATACACATGAAAAACTATGCGAGCACGCAAATCCAACTCTAGTTGAGCCACTTAACGTGGAAAATGTAATGGACACGTCACTCTTCTCTCACATCCACTTACACTTGTACGCGTGTATGCAACAGCTGTAAATATACTCAAAGAAAGTCTCATAACAACTGAGCAAATAATGCATCTTTTGCGTATTATAGAAGTATCGAAACTGTTTTGAGTTAGGCCTCATTTTGAACTAAAttatatgcttatatgtattCTATGTACTTAACGTAGTTTATGTCTAAAGGTGTTAATTGATACCACTTGCTTCTTCCATTACAGCCCGTTGACGAGCAGAAGCTAATATATTCAGGTCAGCTGTTGAATGATAATTTGCTGTTGAAGGATGTTATACGGAGCTACAAAGACGTTTATACACAAAATCACATAATACATTTAGTGTACACACCGAAAAACTCTCTAAATACCAATTTCAAACAGAAGTCGAAAGTTAGCGTATCTTCCTCCTCCGCTAACATGATTCACAGTGGTAATACCGGCGACGGGCTGCGACAGCGTCATGTTGCTGGATCTGATTCTGCAAATGCTGCTCCTCAATACAATAATCAGCAACAATACTATCAACAAtaccagcaacagcagcagaattttttgtttccacaATTCAACCAACAATTACAAAATCCGCCGTGTCCTACATATGATCCTAACAACTCACGAAATGTGTTACCATTCCCGATGCCTGGACAGTTCAATATTCAAGCTATGGCCACACAACAAGCCGCTATGTACCAATGGATGCAGCAAGTCTATTCGCAATATATGGAACAGTATACTCGAATGTGCGTCTCTTCgcactttttaaaatatacccaaaactatattaataaaattgcaataattttagGGCTACCTCACCGTCAACTGGAATCGCCAATTTTTCTATGCCAAATGTAGCAACGGCCACAGCAGCCAATTTGCCGGCAATCGGTGTAAGTCCATTGGGATTCAATCCTTTTCAACAACAGATGCCTTTTATAGCGCCAACCACAGCGGCGGGTGTAGCTGCAGCCGGCGCTAACAATCCTGTGATATCGGCGGCGTCCTTGTTGTCGCAACCAGGCCGCGTGCAGCCACTGGCGCAAGCTGTGCCCGCTGCGGAGAGCAACACAGCTGCGGAGGCGGCTGTCGGCGAGCAACCCCAACAGGCGCAGGCACAACCAGAACGCCAACAAGCAGTCGCGCCACGTTTTCCCAATATTGTGCAGGAGGAGCAAGAGAATCGCGATTGGTTGGACAGTTTCTTTGCGATTACACGTCTCGCTATCTTTTTGACAATTCTGTACTTTAACTCATCTCCATTGCGCTGTCTTGCGGTTGTCATTATTGCTGGTGGTATTTATCTGTaagtcaaatatttaatatattgcataaaatgtatttttcctttatatatatatttattttataattacattTATCTCTAATTTCTTCTTTTGTAGCTACCACATCGGTGTGTTGCGCCTGCGTAATgaacgcaacaacaataacatcaatCGCAACAACAATGCGGCGGATGCGGACCAAATCCGACGAGGTGTGCGACAAGTGCAGCAAGCTGCACAGGCCGACGAACGGCGCAATCCGGAAAACGAAGGCGCTGCCGCCGATGCTGCTGCCGACAGTCAACCATCGGCCACCGACGCGGCGGGCGCGGAAAGTACAGCGACAGCGGCAGCTGAAGCCACTGAAAATAACGATAATACCGCATCTGTGATCTCTGTTCTGCGCACTTTTGTGGTgacatttttcacttcattgCTGCCCGAAACGCCGACACTTTGAAGGGAGTCAGAAATTGAATTGCTTTAGATGGAAAATTTATGGGCAGTTTcctatatgtatttttaaaatatttgtattaatctAACCAATGTTTGTTTATCTTCCGATAACGTTAACACCACCGTCGTTTATATGCGCCAATACGAATGTTTGGAAACTTTGGCCTTTATATTAAATTCGAAACATTTTGGACGCGGCATGTTAATACAAATATGCTTACATGCATGTGAAATGTAATTATTCACTGTTTCTAAAGAAAGCTAACTGTTTTTCTctctatattattattattttttttttaagaatttcaatGTTAGAATAGTATTGGAAAAACCAGTTACATGCCGCTAAACGCTGACTTGAGCGATGGTTGTTTAGTGTGATTAATAGATAAACCATTGTGAAAGAATTCTGCTAAAATATATCGAAACTATTGAAATCTGTAGCCTATGACGTTGCATCCTTATTTAGCTGCACTTACGGCATCAACTGTCAAGATACCGTTTTAGTAcacattaacatatttttgctattgttggcGTCTGTTGgcgtttattatttgtttatagcTTTTAAGTAAcaaacatatacttacataatacacatttataaataaaaaaggaagtATATTTATGGTATAAGAAACCATTCtgattattacaaaataaaacaaaaaaaatctattcattTAAAGACAATGAAATCGTGTAATAGTTATTGCGACTCTCACTGAATACCCAAATATTTTTGGGGGCAGTTAAATTCGTGATTCCGGACGCATATGTAATAGAAAAAAGCTTCGGGATATTGTAGCTGTTGAAACCCTGAAGCTGCTAACAGAATAGatctatataatatacatatcgCTCAGAATTAAAAGATCCcgacaaatatataatataagacaTTAACATGAAGTCGAACCCATCcttaactcaaaaatcacgttttttgatttatgccggtcttgcagcaaatgagcgatatgaaGAGCCAAGTTTTCCTATCTAATCTATTACTAAATATAACTATATTTGTTTCCCGGCGAATTCGGtcagcttcaacccatttggaggTGTTCCATtatttctttgcccaccctggcgttaaagtcaccgAGCACGATCTTGACATCGTGGCGTTGGCAGCTTTCGTAGGTGCGCTGCAAGCGCTTATAGCAGACATCTTTGATCGCATTGTTTCCCTTTTCCGTCGCGGCgtgagcgcaaatcagcgatatgttgaagaacgtATTTTGGCAAGAccttcatccaccggggtgaatgccaggactcggtgacggagtctctctctgtactgtagtaaatgccacaaggatctGCTTGTC
Coding sequences within it:
- the LOC126754236 gene encoding homocysteine-responsive endoplasmic reticulum-resident ubiquitin-like domain member 2 protein, with the translated sequence MNETTAATTSSTTSSAAAVADSASAAATTKTASTVNSAGSVASASIPTTTTAKATSVKLLIKASNQQYEDQILDIDLLWTVKRLKTHLEMVYPNKPPVDEQKLIYSGQLLNDNLLLKDVIRSYKDVYTQNHIIHLVYTPKNSLNTNFKQKSKVSVSSSSANMIHSGNTGDGLRQRHVAGSDSANAAPQYNNQQQYYQQYQQQQQNFLFPQFNQQLQNPPCPTYDPNNSRNVLPFPMPGQFNIQAMATQQAAMYQWMQQVYSQYMEQYTRMATSPSTGIANFSMPNVATATAANLPAIGVSPLGFNPFQQQMPFIAPTTAAGVAAAGANNPVISAASLLSQPGRVQPLAQAVPAAESNTAAEAAVGEQPQQAQAQPERQQAVAPRFPNIVQEEQENRDWLDSFFAITRLAIFLTILYFNSSPLRCLAVVIIAGGIYLYHIGVLRLRNERNNNNINRNNNAADADQIRRGVRQVQQAAQADERRNPENEGAAADAAADSQPSATDAAGAESTATAAAEATENNDNTASVISVLRTFVVTFFTSLLPETPTL